The following is a genomic window from Trichomycterus rosablanca isolate fTriRos1 chromosome 24, fTriRos1.hap1, whole genome shotgun sequence.
TACTTCATTTGTTTATATGTTTTAAAATTCATTACTTTCATATTTGTCTGATTATCTGTGTGAATTTCTTTCTCCTTGCTTAAAATTCCTTGaactttttattaatgttaaataatttaaatgatctttcattttaagtgacGTTCTGGTTTTTTTTTAGAACTCTGGGACTTCTGGTACAGGAACTGGAGCACCACAGTTAAACCCAGGAGGTTCACACAATCCTACACTGGTgagaataaaactaaacaaatataaataaaagttaaatgaTGTGAAAACATACAAACAGCCTAGAAATATTTTCTCCACACTAAGGAAGGATTGAtatgaaatatgaaaaaaaaaaattgttttaatattaatttcagCAGTTTCAGCACTTGCACGGTTCatcttctacaaccccaaactTCCCTGCTACAGGTTCTCCATCACTGaccaacaccagcgcattcaatAATACAACTGTAGGTTTATTTTATTCTCATCTGTACACTGTTCACTTTAATGACACTATAGAACTTTCAACACCTCCAAATTCATCTATTCTACATTCTCATTTGCTGTACAAATAATTTTGACCTAGTAAATTATTCATAATTTTCAGGAATCCTGCAGTAAAGCTGCAATTATTCACTCTTATTTTTAATCTgacttaatattttaatttcagAACCCGCAGCTATCAGCTGATGGTGCAGCTAATATTTACAGATCAGATTCTGGTCACGGAGAGGTAAATACATAAACATCAGAACAGGATCAATAGAGCTGGTAATAAATCACTGGGTGTTTTAGATCCTCCTAAATGATTCGCTCTTATTTACTGCTGGATTATAGAGACACAGAACATCAGTGTTTTATAGATTTATTCTATATCAGTTCTAATCCTGGTTTCTATACATTTCAGGAGCTGTACAGATCATCTCCTGCAACCCTGAACTTCCCTGCTGCAGATTCTTCAGCACCGggcaacaccagcgcattcaatAATACAAATGTAGGTTTATTTCATAactgtataaataatataagacgAGTCTCTGACTGCAGACGTGCACTCACGACCTGTCATGCACCCCCAGCAGTTTGGGAATTTAGAGCACATCACTGAGATCACCGAGGCGACCAAACTATCACTGTGAACAGAAAGGAAATTTCTTGATCGAGCACCCACTCTTCCGAGTTTTCAGACTCGGCTGCACTTGATCTGATTTTCTTGTTCTTGGATGGACAGATCACCGGTGACTTGTGCTCCCCTGCGTGACCCAGTTTGAGACGGCGTTTATTTTGCGTTAATTGGCTACAGGTGTACGTTTTCCTTAATGTCGCGTCCTCTTACCGTCCCCAGCATCAGCGCATTACCTGCCACACCGTGTTTTATCTGAAGCCGTAACGCCGGATTTGTCACGCTGCTGATCGGTGTGCCAGTAAATGTGCTGTGATATAAAGGAAAACTTACACCTGGAGTGAATTAACGCTATGTATGACTGACACATCACAAGCGCTTCTGCAAGCCTCATGCTCCACTTGCTGTCTAAACTGGGTTGTGCAGGGGAGCACAAAACACCAGTAAAGATCAACAGTGGTGTGGAGCAGCACCTCACCCGGCTGATACCACcacacaaatgtaaaaaaacaatgaacaatATTCCAAACTGTTCCACTgattcagttttatttttgtttttttgaagCAACTCTCAGTAAGTGCAGCAGACAAATCCTCTGTACCTGATCCTGGTCCTGTACAGGTAAACATCAAAGCGTTTCCTGTTCTTCATGTTCTTGtagttatttaaatgtaaattcattTGACATAGAGACATACCTTGACATTAttagttctcttttttatttaattggaaTGATTATAACCCAACAGCAGAATCAACAGGATACAGCAGGTGATAAATCACACGAAGCTTCTGCACCTCGTGATGTGGGACTGGTTTATATCCAAGTGGACTCGACTAAATATTTACCTTTAACATTGAAAACTTTCAGTCGAAAAACGAAACTGGAAAAAGCTCTTCAGACGTGGGCCAACACAACATGGTTAGGTCTGAAGAAAGAGAAATGCTGCATCAAAAGTGTTAAACTGATGGATGATGAGACCACAGCAGAGGTGAAGATAACACCATCATCAGGTGAGAAACGGTTCCATCCTTCTCCTAATATcacagaataaaataaagtttaaatccATTTATTGTTGATGCTTTTCTACATCACGTTTTGTAGCCGTGCAGGAAATATTAAAGCTACAAACTACAGATTTAACATTCAAGGATCTCGACCAGAAAGTAAACGTTCAGTTCTCACAGGATAAACCAAAATCTGCAGAGACGCGAAGAACCGAAACCCCGAAGCAAAGTTCCGTCCCGACTGATGTAAGAGTTtgttacacatttaaaaaaatattttatgtccacattttctcccagtttagtcgtagccggttcctcttcctctgctggagaccctgatggtgtacgaggagggtatatcctcctcacacgccctccctctgacGCGTGAgcgctccaccgaccccttcttatccccccgtacTTCAGTGGATCGGtgtgtgaggtcggtctcgctcacagagagtcacgcgctgatctccacattcctccacttctgtacaggcgcctcgggctactaaccagggtccttacacagcctcgaagaccccgcccacttttttagtcctgtcttttcccacccagcagactagtgtaTGATTGTGCCTGCTGGGGGTGTCCAGCCaattggtagcagagctgagatttaaacttgaaGAGTCCAGAaccccagcgctggtgtgctagtggacgtcgtgtattaggattttaatgaatTGGGCTGCAGGTCGTCTTTACTCGCGCTCACAATTCCtttctgtttttactgtttcaGGTGAAACTGAACGCGACCGCTCATCAGATGGAGGTGGCGAATCCTGGTAACGCTGCTAACGCTCCGAATCCTGTGAACGCTGCTAACGCTCCGAATCCTGTGAACGCTGCTAACGCTCCGACACCAGACTTCACGCTTCCACTCTTCCAGTTCTGGTACCTGAATCAAGCTTACAGACTGGAGCTGGACCGGATTCAGAAGGAGTTCGGTGTTAATATAAATGCTGAGGTCTCGGTGTCCATCACCGCTAATCACAACAACATGAAGGAAAGTTCTGTAGAAAAAGCCAAGGAGAAGTTTATTGACCTTTCCAGGGAGGCGACAAACAACATCAGATCCGTTCCCATCCCTCGTACTCAGCAGGGGCGTAACCTAAACGAGCTGCTGCATGACATTCCGGATGAAGATCAGAAGATGTGTGTAATATGTACGTCAGCTAATAATTCCCTGCTAATGGCACCAGAACCGACTGCAGGGATGGTCGAGAAGCTTTTTGGATTAGAAGCAGCTTCAGCGTCCGGCGGTAGCTCTGCTTATATGTCAATGACCAGGAATTCAATACACACCCAGAAACCTGTACAATTCGACATCCAGGAAGCTCCAGCTCCACTTCAGATGGACGAGACACACTGGACTCTGATTCAGAAGGTCTACAGAGGACAGATCTCAGAGATTGAAAACAGATATGACGTGAAGTTTGATCAGGAACCTCGCCAGGGTTCCGTTAAGGTGACAGCACGATCCAATGGGATCTACGAATGTCGTCTCGATACTCACGCCATCAGAGCCCTGACGCGTCTTTACCAAAAAGTGGCCACATCAACCGTCACCTGTTCCCTCAAAGATCTGTCCGACGTGTCGAGGGCATCCCAAGCGATGGAGACCATTACCACCAAATACCCTGTGGTCGCAGGAGAACGGTCCGGTACCTGGAGACTCGCTGGACTGCCGCAGCACGTAGTTCATGCCGTACATGATGTAGAGAAGCTGCTCGGACGGCCCGTGATCGACGACAAGACAAAGCGAGAGCTGGGATCTCCGGAGGACTATCCTCTCACCGGGCAAGGAGGTGCAGAAGCTTCTGGTGTCACCCACGAACTGGTTAAAGGAGCGAACGGAGACGCACATCAGAAAGAAAACAAGAAGGAGGAAGAGGACAACTGTTCCATCTGCTTGGACTCGTTCACTGACAAGACGAAGCTGAAATGTGGTCACGGCTTCTGCAAGGAGTGTCTGGAGAATTCAGTGAAGAGCATCGGGAAAACCTGCCCACTGTGTAAGAAAGTCTTTGGAACCCTGATAGGAAACCAGCCTCATGGAACAATGAACGTCAAGCACTGTAAATACAACAGCCTTCCTGGTTACTCTAACTGCGGCGTGATTGAGATTAATTACAACATCCCAGGTGGAACCCAGACGGTAAGAGAACCTTCTGTTTGTCTTTGTAAcatggtgacttctctgtgctcatataaatagggctagatTGACTGCCCTTGAGTTACTTTATGCTAAATTTGTCTGATCTAATGCAGAATTATGTAGAACACACTGGCTGACATTAGAACCTATTAGAACATGGCCTTCCACAGCCAAGCGAGTTTTATATCATCAGAAAGCAGGAGGTTTTTGTTTCTATTCATTTTAAATGGGTGTGGCCAaacatatgttatatatatcagggctctagagtgcgaccaatttggtcgcacatgcgacctaatttctcaatggtgcgactaaaaaaaatctcaggtcgcaccggtgcgaccaggcgtccaagagaaaaaaaaaacaacagacacacattaggccaatatcatggtctaaaccaatcagagatagtgaagggcgggacaatattgtagcggtgatatgtgagcgacattcagctcagccaatcagaatgcagcaccaggtttatacacgtgcgttcggacgttctgccgtaagtttagttttgtatatgagactcgccggatgtccccagaatggaagttcgggttctggagctcggcggtgtaaagtgttgtaacgctcacttaagtcctgactaaacagttaaagtgactcgaccctgtcgtgtgcctttattcccacacctccaccaccgcacagcaaaagacccgcagcatccccaccggacagcggctaggtgagccgaccctctacagtagcaaggggctaatgctagcggtaaagtgccgcgatagtgaaagtaaaaacacgacaatattttcgttaagtaaaatataaaaataactaaaagaccaaaatatattacaatacatgtagtcaaaatacgcagtgagtgcaccgcaagcgattttgggaatctgtaaaagattcagtaaagccgataatataatgcactttatttaagattacactctaacacacacacaaacatatacatataattttaaatatacacacacatataaatagatatacacacatacatacacatttactctattatttttataatttttataagtgtgctataattagtctgtaatactataattaactgtaaagaagacagtggccggcaatagtatatttgtgactggttctaatacatttcgaattgaaaggctgaaaaagcccaatgcatctataaaacacattacatgccgcgataaatgcactgcccaagtgtcccctctccccactgcccttcattgtcaggcagcagcaaacagatcatcagacgaggccatgttgaccagattgttagttatttccaagtcaatattgcctgtatggacagtgatttaaaaaaaaaaaaaaaaaagtgaacctgtaaaactgcggtgttaaatgcgatgtggtcgaaaatttgggtgcacctaacttttgtgctggtgcacctaagaaaaaaagttaggtgcaccagtgcaaccagtgcaaaacgttagtctagagccctgtatatatattatatgggcacagagaagtcaccactTGTAGTCAGTCATAACCAGTAAAGTGGAATTAAGAGGCCACAAAGTAAAACGACtttatagaactttctacaccccGAGATAAACCAGACTGAGTAATTAagtattaaaaacatgaaatatttttgacccagcacaTTAACATGCaccacatgaccaaaagtatttggacacctgagcgtgGGCTGGTCAAAAATCCTGTTCCAAAACCACAAGCATTTATACTGAATCTTTGTTTTGTTGTGgctttaatatcatccactCACGGGGGGAGCCTTTCTACAAGAGTTTGGAGTCtttctgtgagaatttgtgctcatttattaACTCAGTTCATAGACAGGATTAGGCAAAAACAACTAAAATCAGTCAttaaaggggtgtccacatatttttagaCATATTACATGTATATAATACTCTTGTACTGTGCGTTTGTTCATTTGTTGTACATTTCTATGTAGCAAGAACATCCAAACCCTGGGAGACCTTATCATGGAACCAGTCGCACAGCGTACTTACCTGATAACCCAGAAGGGAATCACGTCCTCGATCTGCTGAGGAGAGCGTTCGATCAAAGACTCATCTTCACCGTCGGAACCTCCAGAACTTCTGGAATGAACGATGTAGTTATCTGGAATGACGTTCATCACAAGACGAACACGCATGGCGGCTCTCAGAAGTAAGAGAAGCTCCTGATCCTCCTCAGCCCtgatcatttattatattattaaaatcattCCATCATTTCCTCCACAGTTTCGGCTACCCGGACCCGGAGTACCTGAAGAGAGTGAAGGAGGAGCTGAAGGCCAAAGGAATCGAGTGAGGAGAGAAAAGACGGAATCAGAATGTGATTAAACTTCACGTTACTGAAGATTCTCCTGAAATCTGCataataatgttttatcttAAATCTTTAAACTTTTTGATTGATTTAATTCTGTTgagagtaaaatacagaatgATGTTATTTAGGTGACGTGTGATTACAGATTGTAACTGCTTTCGTTAGTTTATATCTGGAATGATaaggaattaaaaataaaatatagtacaTTAAAAGCTCTTTGCCCCGCAGTctctccagtgttgttttggctgtatgattTGGGTCGTGTTGAAAGGTGACCTGTGACCCCGTGTGGGTTTGTTTGTACTGTGGTGAAGCAATATTCCTGACCTGCATGTGGCTGCATTGATCTGCTCACCTTCCGTCTCTGCACAGCGACCTGTGGGGCTTTTTTAGATGTGACAGAGTCCCTTTTTGCCAGGTTTGAGACTCTGCAAGGCTTTTTCTATTCCAGAGTCTTAGATAATGTTCCTCTCTTCACCTTGACTGACGTGATGGTAGAGCTTTGTGGTTTGGTTTTCGGTCCTGACGGTGCAGTGCGGTGTAAATTCGGGGCCTTTATTGACCCTGGTGCACCTTTCTAAATGATGTCCAGTCGATTCCGGTTGCATCAGGTAAAGTCCAGTTGAGTTCTAGACACGTTACAAGGATCAGTAAAGCAAACCGcaacaaagggtctgaatacttcagTGAGAAATAGAATTCTTAAAGGAAACGACCTGAGCTGAGCAGCAGTATTAAGATTATGAATGAACCaacgattaggcataacattaacctgtacaccgattaggcataacattatgaccaccttccaaatattgtgttggtccccctttttgcagccccatacacaacaaactgtgatgctctgtgtattctgacacctttcgaTCAGAagcagcatgaacttcttcagcagtttgagctacaggagctcgtctgttggatcggaccacacgagccagccttcgccccccccccacgtgcatcaatgagccttggccgcccatgaccctgtcgccggtttacaattgtttcttccttggagcacttttgatagatactgaccactgcagaccgggacacaccccacaagagctgcagttttggagatgctctgacccagtcgtctagccgtcacagtttggccctcagatcctcacactggatcatttttcctgcttctaacatcaactttaaggataaaatgttcacttgctgcctaatatatcccccccactaacagctgccgtgataaagagataatcagtgttattcacttcacctgtcaggaTATTTATATCaggatatattaaataaatgttgaaATATACAGATATGGACAACAGTGAAAGGTTctaatattttaaatagtaCCTCAGGTGTCGACCTGTAATTGTTCTGATCTTCTAAaatcatttgtatttattagcGGCTCTGTGGATCCTAATAAAAAGACACAGTAATGCaggatttatttataataaattatcataataaacaataataaataaataataaatcttatTGGAATGATGTATTTCCTTGCACAGGGAGGCTTAATTCTGCACTTTACATGATGTCTCATATCATGGATCACAGCGCTGTgagaatgtgaagtaaataaaaccaaaatacatcattttatttactgaaataaatcatacCCAGACATCAGCTggccctgtgtgaaaaagtaattgcccctccGCTGGTTACTTAATCAACCATCGTACAAACGTTATTAATAATTCCATCCAGTCTGTTAAATCTCAttatcacaaaaaaaaaacttttcagCTCTGTGAAGTAAGAAAATAAATCCATGCCAGGATTTACAACCTTCATTCCACCTGCTGAGCAGCAAAtactttcactttcattttccTGTAAATATCAGTGAGCTGTGAGGAGAGCAGACCAGTGTCAACCAACCTGTAACTGGTAAGTAAACCAGAGCAAATTTatttccaataaataaataatattgttactataaggacaaaagtattgggacacttgaccatgagcttgtcagacattCTGTTTCAAATCTGTGTGCATTTATATCACATTGCTCACATTTCTACTCACTTTCTACTAGACCTCTGTTAGAATTTGTTTCCGTTCAGTCGACAGAGTCAgtgaggtcaggtactgatgttggaagAGAAGTTTGATCCATCTCAAAAGTGTCGGGCTGGGCTTTGTTAGCACATGACCAGTCAAACCACATATTTCTACAGTGCTTAAGGGTGTAAACAtgctgagagagaaagaggacttccccaaactgttgccagagTGTTTAAAGCATGTCATGTGGCAGAAACGACTAAATTCAAACATTAGCAGTGGTATCCGTGTACTTTTGCCCATACAGTGTAGGTATAATTCTGTATCTTAAAGTGTACACACACTCGTGTAAGGTTCATATAGTCTTCGGCAGTTTTCTGTCAgtattaatgcccatgattttcagatcagacaagctcatgatctggtggtgtccacatactattgaCACAGTAAAACACTGCTGTACATGTCTCACTCACCACCCCTGAACTATATACTGCATTACTGATTCATTACCAACAGCAGTGTATTATGGGTAGTGTAGTTGTATTAATACAGATCAGGAGATGATAGAGACAGATTTATTCCTGCTCTGTTTTGACTTCCactttgtaaatgtttaaacagAAACACGACTAATGGTGCTTCGACTGCTTAAGAGAACGTTCTGGTGTTTTAGGTTTGAACTTGATATCTTTGAAGGTCTTAACAAGACATGGAAGCCCTGGAGAAAAATAACGTAAGTACCACGAGCCTTTCTACACATTATAGTTCATGTACGCTGTAAGGAAGGTAGTTTGTGGCGTCTCAGGGTTTTAAATTCTTGGATCTTGGAGAAATATGTGGACTGTACTGGAGGTCCAAGTATGAGCCAGAAACCAGTCTAGCAGAAGCTTAAGAGCAGAAGCTTAAGAAGGACACATGGTGTCTGCAAACAAAAACCCAAAAACTAAAGCCGAATCTGAGATGAGGTCTAGAGCTTCATCAAAGACAAAAACTGAACTGAAGAGACTCGTTTTTTGACAAAAATGTTCCACTACAATTTGGTGCCCCCACGTGGGACAGCTCGACTGGTCTGGCATCTGTGGGTGAGTGTAGATTTGGGGACGCCCAGTGAAAATTGACCTTCAGATGAGATCAGATATGGGGACTAAACCTGAATCAGGGATGGGGACAGGATCTGATTCAGATATAGGGACTGGATTACAACGGGGACTAATACTAATGTACATCTGtgtgtcatttattcattacatGAAACTTTTCTTCTCTTCATCATGTTGCTGAAATATAATCAAAACTGCTTTGAATGCAGAACGATGACCAGTCCAGCGCTTCTGCTCCTCTGGATGCTGCAAAGGTCAGTATCCGAGTGGACTGGACGGAGCAGTTGCCCCCAGGATGGGGTGCTTCTCTAAAAAACGCTCTACAGAAGTGGTGTAATTTAATTCTGTCAGATCTGCTGGATGTGAACTGTGGGGTCGTCGGTTTTCGGCTGATGGGTGATGGAACCACAGCAGAGGTGGAGATCACACCGCCATCAGGTGAACAGGTTCTTCCTCTTCCTGCACCACCACACAGAATCTGTTTAATTTGATTTTTAAtgacttttatttctattttttaaagttttgagCACCTTGAAGAAGATGAAAATGGCAACACTGGTATTCAAGGATCTCAAACAGAGCGCCATGGTTCACTTTCTGTTGGGTGAAAAGTCTAAAGATAAACTGCAAAGTCCAGAATCCACAGTGGACGCCAAAATAGGAGTTTCAAAGGTAGCCTGGGTTTATGGTCATTATGGCCACGCTGCTGCATTTGCTAAAAGGTTTTCTTACACTTGTAAGGGACGTgaacactaaatggccaaaagttctTCTTACTGAGTTTTAGCCACACCTGTTGCTAACAGATATATAAACAATTAATTATATGAAATGAGCTACTACTTCCTACTGGAGCATGCTTATCTGCTACAGAGATGGGCAGGGT
Proteins encoded in this region:
- the LOC134302030 gene encoding E3 ubiquitin-protein ligase DTX3L-like, yielding MANNTQDVDMADASDKTGTEQDQLLTQDPGENMDVEMKDDQSETSTNPEMPNQANFSGSSAVSSSTQTPAPGDPVPPVVTSQPAGFPGASTRAGPFGPDPTLNSGTSGTGTGAPQLNPGGSHNPTLQFQHLHGSSSTTPNFPATGSPSLTNTSAFNNTTNPQLSADGAANIYRSDSGHGEELYRSSPATLNFPAADSSAPGNTSAFNNTNQLSVSAADKSSVPDPGPVQQNQQDTAGDKSHEASAPRDVGLVYIQVDSTKYLPLTLKTFSRKTKLEKALQTWANTTWLGLKKEKCCIKSVKLMDDETTAEVKITPSSAVQEILKLQTTDLTFKDLDQKVNVQFSQDKPKSAETRRTETPKQSSVPTDVKLNATAHQMEVANPGNAANAPNPVNAANAPNPVNAANAPTPDFTLPLFQFWYLNQAYRLELDRIQKEFGVNINAEVSVSITANHNNMKESSVEKAKEKFIDLSREATNNIRSVPIPRTQQGRNLNELLHDIPDEDQKMCVICTSANNSLLMAPEPTAGMVEKLFGLEAASASGGSSAYMSMTRNSIHTQKPVQFDIQEAPAPLQMDETHWTLIQKVYRGQISEIENRYDVKFDQEPRQGSVKVTARSNGIYECRLDTHAIRALTRLYQKVATSTVTCSLKDLSDVSRASQAMETITTKYPVVAGERSGTWRLAGLPQHVVHAVHDVEKLLGRPVIDDKTKRELGSPEDYPLTGQGGAEASGVTHELVKGANGDAHQKENKKEEEDNCSICLDSFTDKTKLKCGHGFCKECLENSVKSIGKTCPLCKKVFGTLIGNQPHGTMNVKHCKYNSLPGYSNCGVIEINYNIPGGTQTQEHPNPGRPYHGTSRTAYLPDNPEGNHVLDLLRRAFDQRLIFTVGTSRTSGMNDVVIWNDVHHKTNTHGGSQNFGYPDPEYLKRVKEELKAKGIE